A single window of Larimichthys crocea isolate SSNF chromosome XII, L_crocea_2.0, whole genome shotgun sequence DNA harbors:
- the LOC113747137 gene encoding presenilins-associated rhomboid-like protein, mitochondrial, which translates to MTNMAWRGCVMKWAKTELTRSTNTTSQSSRLNSCNQQRCGFRREAKRPDTKKGNVTQETNLSEAGAPGPPPPPKVPRPTLFKPLMFTVGFTGCSFGAAAILQYETMKSRVQSAKDEDEAENVSQGSQDMAYWHDWWKQLSGFQRQLILLMSMMDDFWSSLTEGQRTVTGIIAVNAVVLCCWRMPSMQRSMIKYFTSNPASKTRYLPMVLSSFSHYSIIHMVANMYVLWTFSSGIVSLLGREQFLAVYLSAGVISTMVSYMCKAASGRLYPSLGASGAVMAVLAAVCTKVPEAKLGIIFLPMITFTAGNALKALIAIDTAGLVLGWRLFDHAAHIGGALFGV; encoded by the exons ATGACAAACATGGCGTGGAGAGGATGTGTAATGAAATGGGCCAAAACAGAGCTGACCAGATCCACCAACACTACCTCACAGAGCTCCAG ACTCAACTCCTGCAACCAACAGAGATGTGGTTTCCGTCGGGAAGCCAAAAGGCCAGAtacaaagaaaggaaatgtcACCCAAGAAACAAACCTCTCTGAGGCTGGCGCACCGggtcccccacctcctcccaaAGTCCCCAGACCGACCCTTTTCAAACCGCTGATGTTCACAGTAGGG TTTACAGGGTGCTCCTTTGGTGCTGCAGCCATTCTGCAATACGAGACCATGAAGTCGAGAGTTCAGTCTgcaaaagatgaagatgaggcaGAAAACGTCTCACAG GGCTCCCAGGACATGGCATACTGGCATGACTGGTGGAAACAGCTATCAGGCTTCCAGCGACAGCTCATCCTCCTGATGTCCATGATGGACGACTTCTGGAGTAGCCTCACagaaggacagaggactgtCACTG GTATCATTGCAGTTAATGCTGTAGTCCTGTGTTGCTGGCGGATGCCTTCGATGCAAAGAAGCATGATTAAGTACTTCACCTCCAACCCAGCCTCCA AAACACGCTACCTTCCCATGGTACTGTCCTCCTTCAGCCACTACTCTATTATCCACATGGTGGCCAACATGTATGTCCTGTGGACATTCTCCTCAGGAATTGTCTCTCTCTTAGGGAGGGAACAGTTTCTCGCAGTCTACCTGTCTGCTG GTGTGATTTCTACTATGGTTAGTTACATGTGTAAAGCAGCCAGTGGGCGCCTCTATCCATCATTAGGAGCG TCAGGTGCCGTCATGGCAGTACTGGCTGCAGTCTGTACAAAAGTGCCAGAGGCCAAACTAGGCATAATCTTCCTCCCTATGATCACTTTCACAGCAGGAAAT GCTCTGAAAGCGCTCATCGCCATCGATACAGCAGGACTTGTTCTGGGATGGCGGCTGTTTGACCATGCAGCTCATATTGGCGGAGCCCTTTTTGGAGTGTGA